Genomic DNA from Natronocella acetinitrilica:
GGCGCCCCCACGTTGGCCTCGACCTTGAACTCGCGCTTCATGCGGTCAACGATGATCTCTAGGTGCAACTCACCCATACCGGAGATGATGGTCTGGCCCGACTCCTCGTCGGTGCGTACGCGGAAGGACGGATCCTCCTGCGCGAGCTTGCCCAGCGCCATACCCATCTTTTCCTGGTCGGCCTTGGACTTGGGCTCTACGGCGACCGAGATCACCGGCTCGGGGAATTCCATCCGCTCCAGGGTGACCTTCTGCTCGTTGCTGCACAGGGTGTCACCGGTGGTGACATCCTTCAGACCCACGGCAGCGGCGATGTCACCGGCGCGGACTTCCTTGATTTCCTGACGGTCGTTGGAGTGCATCTGGACCATTCGGCCGACGCGCTCCTTCTTGCCCTTCACCGGATTGAAGATGCTGTCACCGGAACTGATGACCCCGGAGTAGACACGGAAGAAGGTCAGCGTACCCACATACGGGTCGGTGGCGATCTTGAATGCCAGAGCAGAGAACGGCTCTTCGTCATCCGGATGCCGCTCGGCCTCACTGCCGTCTTCCAGCTCGCCCTTGATGGCGGGCACGTCGACGGGGCTCGGCATGTACTCGATCACCGCGTCCAGCAACGCCTGCACGCCCTTGTTCTTGAAAGCGGTGCCACAGATTACCGGAACGATTTCATTGGCCAGGGTGCGTGAACGCAGGCCGCGCTTGATCTCGTCGTTGGTGAGCTCACCGTTCTCGAGATACTTCTCCATGAGCTCGTCGTCGCCTTCGGCAGCGGCTTCGATCATCTCTTCGCGCATCTCGGCGGCGCGCTCCTGGAGCTCTTCGGGAATGTCGCGGGCATCGTAGGTCATGCCTGCGTCTTCCATGTTCCAGTAGATGGCCTTCATGCGAACCAGGTCGACGAGCCCTTCAAACTCATCCTCGGCACCGATGGGCATCTGGATCGGAACAGCGATGCAGCCCAGCCGCTTGCGCATCATGTCGACGCAGCGATAGAAGTCGGCACCCATCTTGTCCATCTTGTTGACGAACACCATGCGCGGCACGCCATACTTGTTGGCCTGACGCCACACGGTTTCGGTCTGCGGCTCAACGCCGGCATTGGCATCAAGCACGCACACAGCGCCGTCGAGCACACGCAGAGAGCGTTCGACTTCGATGGTGAAGTCAACGTGCCCGGGGGTATCAATGATGTTGATACGCGTTTCCGGGTACTGCTGATCCATACCGCGCCAGAACGTGGTGGTCGCAGCAGAGGTGATGGTGATACCACGCTCCTGCTCCTGCTCCATCCAGTCCATCACGGCCGCGCCGTCATGCACCTCACCCATCTTGTGGGAGACGCCCGTGTAGAACAGGATGCGCTCGGTCGTGGTGGTCTTACCGGCATCGATGTGGGCCATGATACCGATATTGCGATAGCGCTCTATTGGGGTCTTGCGTGCCACGGCGAAATACCTTGATTGCGTTTACCAGCGATAATGAGAGAAGGCCTTGTTGGCCTCCGCCATACGGTGCGTGTCTTCACGCTTCTTCACGGCGGTGCCGCGATTCTCGGCAGCTTCCCTCGCCTCGGAGCCCAGCCGTTGCGCCATGGTCTTCTCGCTACGCTTGCGGGAAGCCTCGATCAACCAGCGCATGGCCAGGGTGTTGCGCCGCTCCGGACGCACCTCGACCGGCACCTGGTAGGTGGCGCCACCGACACGGCGGGATTTCACCTCGACCGTCGGGCGCACATTGTCCAGGGCGGTCTCCAGTGTCTCCACCGGATCCTCGACACCCTTGGCCTTCATGTGATCCAGAGCGTCATAGACGATCTTCTCGGCCACGGACTTCTTGCCGTCCTGCATCAGCATGTTGACGAATTTCGCCAGCAGCTCACTCCCGAACTTGGGATCCGGCAAAATCTTTCGTTTCGGTACTTCTCTTCTTCTCGGCATGTGTCTACCCGAAGTGTGTCAGTTTGAGGCGCTGTGAGCCGCCCGCTGTATCAGCCCTTGGGCCGCTTCGTGCCGTACTTGGAACGCGCCTGCTTCCGGCCGTCGACACCAGCGGTGTCAAGTGAGCCGCGCACGGTGTGATAACGCACACCCGGCAAGTCCTTTACACGACCGCCGCGAATGAGAACCACCGAGTGTTCCTGCAGGTTATGACCTTCACCACCGATATAGGAGGAGACTTCATAGCCGTTGGTCAGCCGTACACGGGCGACCTTACGCAGGGCCGAGTTCGGCTTCTTCGGCGTGGTGGTGTAGACGCGTGTGCAGACGCCGCGCTTCTGAGGGCTCGCCTCGAGCGCCGGGACGTTGCTTTTCTCCGGTTTACTACGCCGACCCTTGCGGACCAACTGGTTAACTGTAGCCATTGAAACGCTCACTCCAGACAGTAAACAAACGACAGGCCGAACGCGCCGGCCTGTCGAAGGTGCGCAATTGTAGGCGCGTGCATGGGCAGTGTCAACCGAAGTCCACGGCTGGCGCGGGGTTGCGGCAAATGGCGTAGGGCGCGGTAGCCCGGCGGGTGTGACGCGCCGTGCCGACGTTGCGTTGGTGGGGGTGATGGCCAGCGCCGATGCGGTGCGTTACGCGCTGCGCGCTAACACACCCTACAGCGGGCACGTCCTCACGTAGGGTGTGTTAGGCCGAAGGCCGTAACGCACCGCGACGGCGGTCATTTGTTTGCCGGCCCCACACCCAATGCACAAACCGCGGTCCGTTGCGCCGCTCATGGACCGCGGTTCCCCTATTACTCACGTAGGGTGCGTTAGGCCGAAGGCCGTAACGCACCGCAAATAAAGAGACCGGCCAAACGGCCGGTCTCTTTATAAGGTGCCTTGGCAACAAAGAGAGCCGAACCTAGCTCTCGTCTCCGTCGCCACCCGCCTCGTTACCGGCGAACTCAGACGCCAGCTCCGCTTCGGCAGCGGCCTTGGATGTCGGCAACTCCATGGGACGCCGCAGACGACGACGCTCTTCGTGGTAGGCAAAACCGGTACCTGCCGGAATCAACCGACCCACGATGACGTTTTCCTTCAGGCCGCGCAGGTCGTCCTTGGCGCCGCGTACCGATGCCTCGGTCAACACCCGGGTGGTCTCCTGGAAGGAGGCCGCCGAGATGAACGACTCGGTGGACAGCGAAGCCTTGGTGATGCCGAGCAGCACCGGATTGAACTGGATCGCCGCCTTGTCACGGGCATTGAGGATGTCGTTCTCGTCCAGCACCTTGGCACGATCCATCTGCTCGCCCTTCAGCACCGTGCTGTCGCCGGCGTCGCTGATCTCGACCTTGCGCAGCATCTGGCGAATGATCACCTCGATGTGCTTGTCGTTGATCTTCACGCCCTGCAGCCGGTAGACGTCCTGGATCTCCTTGACCACGTACGACGCCAGGGCAGGTACGCCAAGCAGCCGCAGGATGTCGTGGGGGTTCGGCTCGCCGTCGGCGATGACCTCACCCTTCTCCACGTGCTCACCCTCGAACACGTTGACCGTGCGCCACTTGGGAATCAGCTCCTCGTAGTTGTCGCCTTCCTTCGGCGTAATCACGAGACGCTGCTTGCCCTTGGTTTCCTTGCCGAAGGACACGGTACCGGAGATCTCGGCCAGGATGGCCGGCTCTTTCGGCTTGCGCGCTTCGAACAGGTCGGCCACCCGGGGCAGACCACCGGTGATGTCGCGGGTCTTGGACGACTCCTGCGGAATACGGGCCAGCACGTCACCCACGTCCACATCAGCGTTGTCGTCAGCACTGATGATGGCACCTGCCGGCAGATAGTACTGCGCCGGAATGTCGGTGCCCGGGATCATGATGTCCTTGCCGTCTTCGTCCACCAGCTTGAACATCGGCCGCATGTCCTTGGCGGCGACCTTGTGCTCGGCACCTGGCAGCTGGCTGGTGTGCTCCGAACCACCGCGGGACTTGGGATCGGTCACCTCAAGACTCGACAGGCCGGTGATCTCGTCCACCTGACGGGTCACCGTCACGCCGTCGACAAAGTCGAAGAAGCGCAGCCGGCCCTTCACCTCGGTGATAATCGGGTGGGTGTGCGGATCCCAGTTGGCGACGATCTGCCCGGCGCTCACGGCCTCGCCGTCAGCAGCGGTGATGGTCGCACCGTAGGGCACCTTGTAGCGCTCACGCTCACGGCCCTGCTCGTCCATCACCGTGATCTCACCGGAGCGGGAGACGGCGACGAAGTTGCCGGTGTGATGCTTGATCAACTTGATGTTGTGCATCCGCACCTTGCCGGCAGACTTCACTTCCACGTTGGAGACGGCGGCGGCACGGGATGCCGCACCCCCGATGTGGAAGGTCCGCATGGTGAGCTGGGTACCCGGCTCACCGATGGACTGCGCCGCGATGACGCCCACGGCCTCGCCGATGTTCACGCCATGGCCACGGGCCAGGTCACGGCCGTAGCACTTGGCGCAGACACCATGCCGGGTGTCACAGGTGATCGGCGAGCGCACCAGCACTTCGTCGATACCCATGGCTTCGAGCATGTCCACCAGGCGCTCGTCGAGCAGCGTGCCGGTGGGGATCGCCACATCCTGGGTTTCCGGATCGAGAATATCCCGGCAAACCACGCGACCCAGCACCCGCTCGCGCAGGGGCTCGACCACGTCGCCACCCTCGATGATGGGCGCCATGTAGACACCGTTGTCGGTGCCGCAATCCTGCTCGGTGACAACCAGATCCTGGGCCACGTCCACCAGACGGCGGGTCAGGTAACCGGAGTTGGCCGTCTTCAACGCCGTATCCGCGAGACCCTTACGGGCACCGTGGGTGGAGATGAAGTACTGCAGCACGTTCAGGCCTTCACGGAAGTTGGCCGTGATGGGCGTCTCGATGATGGAGCCGTCCGGCTTGGCCATCAGGCCACGCATGCCGGAGAGCTGACGAATCTGGGCGGGTGAACCACGCGCCCCGGAGTCGGCCATCATGAAGATGGAGTTGAAGCTGGTCTGGCGAGCTTCCTTGCCCTCGGCGTCGATCACCGCCTCGGTGCCAAGCTTCTCCATCATGGCCTTGGCCACCTGATCGTTGGTACGCGACCAGATGTCCACCACCTTGTTGTAGCGCTCACCGTTGGTCACCAGACCGGAAGCGTACTGCTCCTCGATGTCCTTCACCTCTTCCTCGGCAAGCTTGAGGATGCCTTCCTTCTCCTCGGGGATGGTCATGTCGTTCACGCCGATGGACACCGCACCCCGTGTGGAGAACGCGAAGCCCATGTACATGAGCTGGTCAGCAAAGATGACCGTGGCCTTCAGCCCCACCCGCCGATAACAGGCGTTGATGGTGGCGGAAATGGCCTTCTTGTTCATGTCGCGATTGACCAGGGCAAACGGCAGCCCCTCAGGCACGATGCGGTAGATCAGCGCACGACCCACGGTGGTTTCGCGCAGACCGGAATGCTCGCTGAGGTTGCCTTCCTCGTCGATGATCTTCTCGTGGATACGGACCTTCACCCGGGCCTGCAGGTCCACGGTACGGGTGTCGTAGGCACGATGCACTTCATCGAGATCGGTAAACGCCATGCCCTCACCGCGGGCATTGATGCGCTCGCGGCTCATGTAGTAGAGACCAAGCACCACGTCCTGGGACGGCACGATGATGGGCTCACCACTGGCCGGCGACAGGATGTTGTTGGTGCTCATCATCAGCGCACGGGCTTCGAGCTGGGCTTCCAGTGCCAGCGGTACGTGCACCGCCATCTGGTCACCGTCGAAGTCGGCGTTGAAGGCGGTACAGACCAGCGGATGCAGCTGGATTGCCTTGCCTTCGATCAGCACCGGTTCGAACGCCTGGATACCCAGGCGGTGCAGGGTCGGCGCCCGGTTCAGCATCACCGGATGCTCGCGGATCACGTCCTCGAGAATATCCCAGACTTCCGGGGTCTCGCGCTCCACCATCTTCTTCGCCGCCTTGATGGTGGTGGCAAGCCCAAGCCGCTGCAGCTTGGAGAAGATGAACGGCTTGAACAGCTCAAGCGCCATGCGCTTGGGCAGGCCGCACTGGTGCAGACGCAGGGTCGGGCCCACCACGATCACGGAGCGACCGGAGTAGTCCACGCGCTTGCCGAGCAGGTTCTGCCGGAAACGGCCCTGCTTGCCCTTGATCATGTCGGCCAGGGACTTCAGCGGGCGCTTGTTGGTGCCGGTGATGGCACGGCCACGGCGGCCGTTGTCCAACAGCGCATCCACGGATTCCTGCAGCATGCGCTTTTCGTTGCGCACGATGATGTCCGGCGCCGCCAGTTCCAGCAGCCGCTTCAGGCGGTTGTTGCGGTTGATCACGCGCCGGTAGAGATCGTTGAGATCACTGGTGGCGAAACGGCCACCATCCAGCGGCACCAGCGGCCGCAGATCCGGCGGCAGCACCGGCAGCACGGTGAGGATCATCCACTCCGGCTTGTTGCCGGACTCGAGGAACGCCTCGATGATCTTCAGCCGCTTGGACAGCCGCTTGATCTTGGTGTCGGAGTTGGTGGCGTTCAGTTCCTCGCGGAGCTTTTCCTGCTCCTCGGCAAGGTCGACGCTCTTCAGCAGCTCCATGACGGCCTCGGCACCCATGCGGGCGTCGAACTCGTCACCGTACTGTTCCACCGCGTCCAGGTAGCCCTCGTCGGTGAGCAACTGGCCACGCTCAAGCGGCGTCATGCCCGGATCGATGACCACGAAGGCCTCGAAATAGAGAATGCGCTCGATGTCCCGCAGGGTCATGTCCAGCAGCAGGCCGATGCGCGAGGGCAGCGACTTCAGGTACCAGATGTGGGCCACCGGGCTCGCCAGGTCGATATGGCCCATGCGCTCACGGCGCACCTTCGCCAGCGTCACCTCCACGCCGCACTTTTCGCAGACCACGCCGCGATGCTTGAGGCGCTTGTACTTGCCGCACAGGCACTCGTAGTCCTTTACCGGGCCAAAGATCTTGGCGCAGAAAAGCCCGTCACGCTCCGGCTTGAAGGTGCGGTAGTTGATGGTCTCCGGCTTCTTTACTTCACCGAAGGACCAGGAGCGGATCATTTCCGGCGAGGCCAGGCGAATCCGAATACCATCGAAATCGTCCAGCTGGGCACCGGGCTGCTTGAAGAGGTTCAATAGATCTTTCATAACTGTTCGTCCATCACCTGCGTTGGTGTGTGGTGGGCGCCCGCAGGCGCCCTGCCGCAGTCTCAGTGCCGTTCAGTCAATCCTGCTCCAGCTCGATGTTGATGCCGAGCGAGCGGATTTCCTTCACCAGCACGTTGAAGGATTCCGGCATGCCCGCCTTCATTTCGTGGTTGCCGTCGACAATGTTCTTGTACATCTGCGTTCGGCCGTTCACGTCGTCGGATTTCACCGTCAGCATCTCCTGCAGGGTATAGGCAGCGCCGTAGGCTTCCAGCGCCCACACTTCCATTTCACCGAAGCGCTGACCACCAAACTGCGCCTTGCCGCCCAGCGGTTGCTGGGTAACCAGCGAGTACGGGCCGGTGGAACGCGCGTGGACCTTGTCGTCCACCAGGTGGTTGAGTTTCAGCATGTACATGTAGCCGATGGTCACCGGGCGATCGAAGGAATCACCCGTGCGTCCGTCGAACAGTGTGGTCTGACCGGCCTCCGGCAGCTTGGCCAGGCGCAGCATGTACTTGATCTCTTCCTCGTTGGCACCGTCGAACACCGGCGTGGCCATGGGCACGCCGCCTTCCAGGTTGCTGCAGAGGTTGACGATCTCGTCGTCGCTGAGGCTTGCCAGATCCACCGCCTGACCGCTGTGGTTGTAGATGGCGTCAAGCCGCTGGCGCAGGTCATCGACCTTGGCCTTGGCTTCGAGCATCTCGCCCAGCTGTCGCCCAAGCTCCTTCGCGGCCCAGCCCAGGTGGGTTTCAAGCACCTGCCCCACGTTCATGCGGGAGGGCACACCCAGCGGGTTCAGCACCACGTCCACGGGGCGACCATCGGCGGTAAACGGCATGTCTTCCTGGGGCACGATCATGGAGATCACGCCCTTGTTGCCATGACGCCCGGCCATCTTGTCACCGGCCTGGATGCGGCGCTTCACGGCCAGGTAGACCTTGACCATCTTCAGCACGCCCGGCGCGAGGTCATCGCCCTGGGTAATCTTGCCCTTCTTCTCCTGGAAGTGGGCCTCGAAGGCTTCGACCTGCTCCTTCAACTGGCGCTGGGTACGCTCCAGCAGCTCGTTGGCAGATTCGTCCTTCATGCGGATCTCGAACCACTTGTTGCGATCGAGATTCTCCAGATATTTCTCCGTCACCTTGGTGCCGGACTTCAGGCCGCCGGGGCCGCCTTCGGCGACCTCACCGACAATTGCCTGCTGTACGCGGGCAAAGGCGTCGTCCTCGAAGATGCGGTACTGATCGTCCAGATCCTTGCGGATCTTGGTCAGCGCCTCACGCTCGATGGACAGGGCACGAGAGTCTTTCTCGACGCCGTCACGGGTGAACACCTGCACGTCGATGACGGTACCGTCCATGCCGGAAGGCACCCGCAGGGAGGTGTCCTTCACGTCGGAGGCCTTCTCACCGAAGATCGCACGCAGCAGCTTCTCTTCCGGGGTGAGCTGGCTTTCGCCCTTCGGCGTGACCTTGCCCACCAGGATGTCGCCGGCGTTCACCTCGGCACCGATGTACACAATGCCCGCCTCGTCCAGCTTGGAGAGCGCGCTCTCACCCACGTTGGGGATATCGGCGGTGATCTCCTCCGGCCCCAGCTTGGTGTCACGGGCAACCGCGGTCATCTCCTCGATGTGGATGGTGGTGTAGCGATCTTCCTGCACCACGCGCTCGGAGATGAGGATGGAGTCCTCGAAGTTGTAGCCGTTCCAGGGCATGAAGGCGACCAGCATGTTCTGGCCCAGGGCCAGCTCGCCGCGATCGGTGCTCGGACCATCGGCCAGCACGTCGCCCCGCGCCACATGATCACCCACGCCCACCAGGGATTTCTGGTTGATGCAGGTGTTCTGGTTCGAACGGGTGTACTTGGTCAGGTTGTAGATGTCGACACCGGGCTCGCCGGGGTTGGTCTCGTTGTCGTTGACACGAATAACCACCCGCGCCGCATCGACGGATTCCACAGTGCCGCCTCGACGGGCAACCACGGTGACACCGGAGTCGATGGCCACGGCCCGCTCCATGCCGGTACCCACCAGGGGCTTCTCGGCACGCAGGGTCGGCACCGCCTGGCGCTGCATGTTCGAACCCATGAGCGCACGGTTGGCGTCATCGTGCTCGAGGAACGGCACCAGCGCCGCCGCCACGGACACGGTCTGTTTCGGCGACACATCCATGTACTGGATCTTGTCCGGTGTGGACATGCCGAATTCGTTCTGGTGACGGATGGAAATCAGGTCATCCGCCAGCCGCTTGTTCTCATCAACCCGGGCGTTGGCCTGGGCGATGATGTAGCGGGACTCCTCGATGGCCGAGAGGTAATCCACCTCGTCGGTTACGACGCCGTCCACCACCCGGCGATACGGCGTCTCGAGGAAGCCATAGCGGTTGGTGCGGGCGTAGCAGGCCAGCGAGTTGATCAGGCCGATGTTCGGGCCTTCCGGCGTCTCGATGGGGCAGACGCGACCGTAGTGCGTCGGGTGCACGTCGCGCACTTCGAAGCCGGCACGCTCGCGGGTCAGACCACCCGGGCCCAGGGCCGAAACGCGTCGCTTGTGGGTCACTTCCGACAGCGGGTTGTTCTGGTCCATGAACTGCGAGAGCTGCGAGGAACCGAAGAACTCCTTGATCGCGGCGGCCACCGGCTTGGCGTTGATCAGCTCCTGGGGCATCAGGCCCTCGCTCTCGGCGATGGACAGGCGCTCACGCACGGCGCGCTCCACCCGCACCAGGCCGACACGGAAGACGTTCTCGGCCATCTCGCCGACGCAGCGAATACGGCGGTTGCCCAGGTGATCGATGTCATCCACCGTGCCCTTGCCGTTACGGATGTCGATCAGGGTCTTGAGGACGGAAATGATGTCGTCGTTATCCAGGGTACCGGAACCGGTCACCTCTTCACGGCCGACACGCAGGTTGAACTTCATCCGGCCCACGGACGAGAGATCGTAGCGGTCAGCGCTGAAGAACAGGTTGCCGAACAGGTTCTCGGCGGCCTCCTTGGTGGGGGGCTCGCCGGGACGCATCATCCGGTAGATTTCCACCAGCGACTCGAGCTGGGTGCGGGTGGTGTCCGCCCGCAGCGTGGTGGAAACGTACGGGCCGTGGTCCAGGTCATTGATGTAGAGCGTTTCCAGCTTTTTCACGCCGGCATCGCGCATCGCCTGAATGAGATCAGGCGTCAGCTCGGTGTTCGCCTCGGCGATGATCTCGCCGGACTCCTTGTTCACCACATCGTGACCGAGCACCTTGCCCTCAAGGTAGTCCTCGGGCACTTCAAGCTTGTCCAGACCAGCCTTTTCCATCTGGCGGATGTGGCGGGCGGTGACACGCCGGCCGGATTCCACCAGCACTTCGCCGTCCACCATGATGGGGAAGGTAGCCGTTTCGCCACGCAGGCGCTCCGGCACCAGCTCCAGCACCACCTTGGTCTTGTGCAGGTTGAAGGTGTTCTTCTCGAAGAAGAGATCGAGAATCTCCTCCGGCCCGAGGCCGAGGGCGCGCAACAGCACCGTGGCCGGCAGCTTCCGGCGGCGGTCGATGCGCACGAAGATGTTGTCCTTGGGATCGAACTCGAAATCGAGCCAGGACCCACGGTAGGGAATGACCCGGGCGCTGAACAGCAGCTTGCCCGAACTGTGGGTCTTGCCCTTGTCGTGATCGAAGAACACACCGGGCGAGCGATGCAACTGGGAGACGATAACCCGCTCCGTACCGTTCACCACGAAGGTGCCGTTCTCCGTCATGAGCGGCAGTTCGCCCATGTAGACTTCTTGCTCCTTGATGTCCTTGACCGTCTTGCCGTCCTTGTCATAGATGACCAGGCGAACAAGGGCGCGCAGCGGCGCCGAGTAAGTCATGCCCCGAAGCTGACACTCCTTCACATCGAACGCAGGCGTGCCGATGCGGTAGCTCACGTACTCCAGCGCCGCGCTCCCGGAATAGCTGGAGATCGGAAACACGGACTGGAAGGCCGCATGAAGACCGGTTTCTTCCCGGCTCCCGACAGGCTTGTCCAGTTGCAGGAACTGCCGATACGAATCAAGCTGTGTAGCGAGCAGGTAGGGGACTTCCAGCAGATTGGGAATTTTGCCGAAATCCTTTCGAATGCGCTGCTTTTCGGTGAACGAGTAGGCCATCGAGGTTCCTCACCAAACGGTCGATCCAGGGCGAATGCATGTCCAAACTTCCGGGCTCGGCGTCAGCCCGAACCCGCAACTTTGAACACCACCGCAAAAGCCGGAAACGGGAAAAGGCCGGCAGCTCCACGCTGCCAGCCCAACCCGTTATCCGGACTGTCTGTCGCTGTACGCCAAGTGTTACTTGATCTCGACGGACGCGCCAGCTTCTTCCAGCTTGCCTTTGATATCGTCGGCTTCTTCCTTGGAAGCGCCTTCCTTGATCGGCGAAGGTGCACCTTCCACCAGATCCTTTGCTTCCTTCAGGCCCAGGCCAGTGATGCCGCGAACGGCCTTGATCACCGACACCTTGTTGGCACCGAAGCTGGTCATGATCACGTCGAACTCGGTCTTCTCTTCGGCAGCGGCGGCTTCACCACCAGCGGCGGCCGGCGCAGCGGCGACGGCGGCAGCGGCGGTTACGCCGAACTTCTCTTCCATTGCCTCGATGAGATCGACGATCTCCAGCACGGTCATGTTGCCGATCGTTTCGAGAATTTCGTCTTTGGAAACGGCCATTGTAACTTACTCCTGATTAATGTCGCTTGCGACCCCGCAGGGTCTCCTGCTTGCAGAATTCAGCGTCCGTGGAAGTCGGATCAGCCCGCCTGTTTGGCATCGCGCACAGCGGCCAGCGTACGAACCAGCTTGCTCGGCACCTCGTTAACCGTGGTGACGAACTTCTGGATCGGCGCACGCATGGTGCCCATGAGCATGGCGAGGGCTTCATCGCGGGTCGGCATGCTTGCCAGGCGATCGAGCTCGGTCGCCGGATACAAGGTGCCGCTCAGCGCCACCAACTTCGGAACGAGCTTGTCGTTCTGCTTCGCGAAGTCCTTCACCACACGCGCTGCAGCACTCGGCTCCTCCTGAGAGAAAGCGAGCAACAGCGGGCCGGCAAAGCCCTCGGTCATGCATTCGAAGTCGGTGCCCTCAACCGCCCGACGCGCAATGGAGTTCTTCACTACCCGAAGGTAGACCCCCTGCTTGCGCGCTTCGGAGCGCAGGCCATCCATCTGGGTCGCCGTGATGCCACGATACTCTGCAGCAACAGCAGCAAACGCCGTTTTGGCGACCGCATTGACTTCCTCGGCCATCGCCTTTTTCTGTTCCAGACTTAATGCCATTGAACTTCCTCCTGGAACCTGGCCATGACCCCCGGCACAACTGTGCCGGAGTACCCGTTGGGCAACGGTGTTGCTGTTGCCCGGTTCGGAAAATCCGGTGCGTTACGCGCTTTGCGCTAAAGCACCCTACGGGGGGGTTAGGCAAGCGCCACACCAACTTCCGAACCAACGGTCGCCTACCGCAGGAAACTCCTGCCGGGGCTGCACCGTCTGCGCTGGCCGGATCGGGTGGCGAACCACCGTTTCCGATTAAGCGGCTTGCGCCGCGCCAAGCGGTCTTTGACGGCTGCCGCTACCGACAGCCTCAAGACCCCAATCACCAATCAAAGCCGGTGATTGGTATTCGTTGCGTAGATCGGGGCATACATCCCGAACCACCGTTGTTTTCGGTGCGTTACGCCGCTTTGCGGCTAACACACCCTACGAAGCCGGATCGAAGCCCCACGTAGGGTGCGTTAGGCCAAAGGCCGTAACGCACCGCAACCCACGCCGGGCCAAAGCCACCCAACCGACGATTACGGCTTCGCCGCACCAACCGTCGCCGGATCAACGGCAACACCGGGGCCCATGGTGCTGGCCACGGTGATCTTCTTCACGTAAATGCCCTTGGCCGCCGACGGCTTGGCCTTGTTCAGGTCAACCAGCAGTGCATCCAGGTTTTCCTTCAACTTGGCCGGCTCGAAACCAACCTTGCCGATAGCACAATGAATCACGCCCGCCTTGTCGGTGCGGTACCGCACCTGACCGGCCTTGGCGTTGGTCACGGCTTCGGCCACATTTGCGGTAACGGTGCCGACCTTGGGATTCGGCATGAGACCGCGAGGGCCGAGGATCGTTCCAAGCCGGCCAACCACCGCCATGGTGTCGGGGCTTGCGATCACGACGTCGAAATTGAGCTCGCCGCCCTTCACCTTTTCCGCCAGATCTTCAAGACCGACGATATCGGCACCGGCCTCCTTGGCGGCTTCGGCATTGGCACCCTGGGCGAACACGGCAACACGCACCGTCTTGCCGGTACCGTTGGGCAGCACGGTGGAACCACGCACAACCTGGTCGGATTTGCGCGGGTCAACACCGAGGTTCACGGCCACTTCCACCGACTCGGGGAATTTCGCCGTGGGCAGATCATTCAGCAGCTGGAAGGCCTCTTCCACAGGGTAGAGCTTGCCGCGCTGCACCTTCTCTGCAAAAACCTTCTGGCGCTTGGTCAGCTTTGCCATGTCACACACCCTCCACGTCAAGGCCCATGCTCCGGGCACTGCCGGCGATGGTGCGCACGGCGGCGTCCAGGTCAGCGGCGTTGA
This window encodes:
- the rpoC gene encoding DNA-directed RNA polymerase subunit beta' codes for the protein MKDLLNLFKQPGAQLDDFDGIRIRLASPEMIRSWSFGEVKKPETINYRTFKPERDGLFCAKIFGPVKDYECLCGKYKRLKHRGVVCEKCGVEVTLAKVRRERMGHIDLASPVAHIWYLKSLPSRIGLLLDMTLRDIERILYFEAFVVIDPGMTPLERGQLLTDEGYLDAVEQYGDEFDARMGAEAVMELLKSVDLAEEQEKLREELNATNSDTKIKRLSKRLKIIEAFLESGNKPEWMILTVLPVLPPDLRPLVPLDGGRFATSDLNDLYRRVINRNNRLKRLLELAAPDIIVRNEKRMLQESVDALLDNGRRGRAITGTNKRPLKSLADMIKGKQGRFRQNLLGKRVDYSGRSVIVVGPTLRLHQCGLPKRMALELFKPFIFSKLQRLGLATTIKAAKKMVERETPEVWDILEDVIREHPVMLNRAPTLHRLGIQAFEPVLIEGKAIQLHPLVCTAFNADFDGDQMAVHVPLALEAQLEARALMMSTNNILSPASGEPIIVPSQDVVLGLYYMSRERINARGEGMAFTDLDEVHRAYDTRTVDLQARVKVRIHEKIIDEEGNLSEHSGLRETTVGRALIYRIVPEGLPFALVNRDMNKKAISATINACYRRVGLKATVIFADQLMYMGFAFSTRGAVSIGVNDMTIPEEKEGILKLAEEEVKDIEEQYASGLVTNGERYNKVVDIWSRTNDQVAKAMMEKLGTEAVIDAEGKEARQTSFNSIFMMADSGARGSPAQIRQLSGMRGLMAKPDGSIIETPITANFREGLNVLQYFISTHGARKGLADTALKTANSGYLTRRLVDVAQDLVVTEQDCGTDNGVYMAPIIEGGDVVEPLRERVLGRVVCRDILDPETQDVAIPTGTLLDERLVDMLEAMGIDEVLVRSPITCDTRHGVCAKCYGRDLARGHGVNIGEAVGVIAAQSIGEPGTQLTMRTFHIGGAASRAAAVSNVEVKSAGKVRMHNIKLIKHHTGNFVAVSRSGEITVMDEQGRERERYKVPYGATITAADGEAVSAGQIVANWDPHTHPIITEVKGRLRFFDFVDGVTVTRQVDEITGLSSLEVTDPKSRGGSEHTSQLPGAEHKVAAKDMRPMFKLVDEDGKDIMIPGTDIPAQYYLPAGAIISADDNADVDVGDVLARIPQESSKTRDITGGLPRVADLFEARKPKEPAILAEISGTVSFGKETKGKQRLVITPKEGDNYEELIPKWRTVNVFEGEHVEKGEVIADGEPNPHDILRLLGVPALASYVVKEIQDVYRLQGVKINDKHIEVIIRQMLRKVEISDAGDSTVLKGEQMDRAKVLDENDILNARDKAAIQFNPVLLGITKASLSTESFISAASFQETTRVLTEASVRGAKDDLRGLKENVIVGRLIPAGTGFAYHEERRRLRRPMELPTSKAAAEAELASEFAGNEAGGDGDES